The genomic interval AACGGATTTCATTCCTGTTAGTGTAACTTTTTGGCATTCCAACAAAATTTCCTTCATCAATAAACTTTTGTGCTTTTGATTTAATTTCATCAAGTGAAATGCTTGCTGATGTAATATAATCAGTTATTCCATCATCAATCATTTGTTTAAGCCTAATCGGCACACTGTAAGACAGAACTAATCTATGATGCAATCCTTCAAAAGATTTAACCTCGTCAACACCTAAAGCCAATGCCATATCTCTACGCGCTTCGAAATTAACAAAAAAAGGAGCGTGATTTGCACTGAATCCCTTATTTAAATAAACAACAACTTTTTTGTTTTCATTATCAGCTAATTTTCTAGCTTCTTTAATTAACTTTTCATGACCTTTATGAACAGGGTCAAAATCTGCACTAATTCCAATCAATATTAACACCAAAAAAAGAAAAGAGGATAGTTATCTATCCATTAATTTTAAAATACCACTTATCACTAACCATATTCCGATTAAAGTACCAAGAATAATTGGGTTTGAGAGGTAAGTTCCAATAATTATATATAATAAACCAAGTATGATTCCAATGATTCCACTATAAAATCCGTATCTTGAATTGCGGTTATTTATTAATGAGACAACAGCAACAATAATTAACATTATTCCTGCAAAATACATTGAAATTTCAGTTAAAAATCCAAGTAATGATGGATTGAATATTAAACAGATACTTAAGAATAAAAGTATAAGTCCTAAAACTAAATCAAGTATCGCACCACTATTATTATAATCTATTATTGCTATTCCAACGATAAGTAAATAAATAGACATTAATAATGCGGATAAACCAATTAAGGAACCAACTCCAATAACTCCCATTATTGGAAAAATGACAATTATTAATCCGAGAAGTATGGACAGTAAACTAACAAATTTAGTTTTCATAATTTCCCCCTATAATTAATTAATATTTTTAATTATATTAATATAATGGGATATGTTTAACTTTAACAGTTGAGTTATTCATATCTGAATTATTAATTTCAGCTAACCATTCATTTTTACATTCACATTCATATTCAATTTTGTTTTGTGTTAAATTGTTAGCTATTATAATCTGTTTTAAATCTTTATTACATTTCTTACAGTTATATGGACCACGTCTTGATCCAAATCCTGATGTG from Methanobrevibacter gottschalkii DSM 11977 carries:
- a CDS encoding DUF308 domain-containing protein; translation: MKTKFVSLLSILLGLIIVIFPIMGVIGVGSLIGLSALLMSIYLLIVGIAIIDYNNSGAILDLVLGLILLFLSICLIFNPSLLGFLTEISMYFAGIMLIIVAVVSLINNRNSRYGFYSGIIGIILGLLYIIIGTYLSNPIILGTLIGIWLVISGILKLMDR